A stretch of the Streptosporangium sp. NBC_01755 genome encodes the following:
- the tgmA gene encoding putative ATP-grasp-modified RiPP, with the protein MTTVAPWGLSRMTEPLSECPPLYDTIQFDPVTQLTSFRNRAGVIVDMGNKVTVTTSKGGGSDGSGGSANVADDSNTDS; encoded by the coding sequence ATGACCACAGTTGCCCCCTGGGGACTCAGCCGGATGACCGAGCCGCTTTCGGAGTGCCCGCCGCTGTACGACACCATCCAGTTCGACCCGGTGACCCAGCTCACCAGCTTCCGCAACCGTGCCGGCGTCATCGTGGACATGGGCAACAAGGTCACCGTGACCACGTCGAAGGGCGGCGGGAGCGACGGCTCTGGCGGTAGCGCCAACGTGGCCGACGACTCCAACACCGACAGCTAG
- a CDS encoding pentapeptide repeat-containing protein codes for MDTRTVRQTSVTLPNLDDTDLDEVDSLEGEHGKLRDFRYLDAHLREPPLSGTQLMDGRVTGLTTQRARLDELRLNSVEFSDCDLSGLRWEDSKLSRVTFTNCKMLGAEWENVTLDDVVFERCKLDYATVTHLRAVGRVIFTGCSLREARFVGSDLSDVAFDECDLHLTEFDGGTYRGCDLRGNDLSGLRGVSALRKIIVDQPQLQGLAQALAAELEVSFG; via the coding sequence ATGGACACACGCACCGTACGCCAGACGAGCGTCACGCTGCCCAATCTGGACGACACGGACCTGGACGAGGTCGATTCGCTGGAAGGCGAGCACGGCAAGCTGCGCGACTTCCGATACCTTGACGCCCATCTGCGCGAGCCACCCCTGTCGGGGACTCAGCTCATGGACGGGCGCGTCACCGGCCTCACCACCCAGCGTGCCCGCCTAGACGAGCTGCGTCTGAACTCGGTGGAGTTCTCCGACTGCGACCTGTCCGGCCTCCGCTGGGAGGACAGCAAGCTCTCCAGGGTCACGTTCACCAACTGCAAGATGCTCGGCGCCGAGTGGGAGAACGTCACGCTCGATGACGTGGTCTTCGAGCGGTGCAAGCTGGACTACGCGACCGTCACTCACCTCCGTGCCGTAGGCCGGGTAATCTTCACCGGCTGCTCGCTGCGAGAAGCGCGGTTCGTCGGGTCCGACCTGAGCGACGTGGCATTCGATGAGTGCGACCTGCACCTGACGGAGTTCGACGGCGGCACCTATCGCGGCTGCGACCTGCGCGGCAACGACCTGTCCGGCCTTCGCGGAGTGAGCGCGCTCAGAAAGATCATCGTTGATCAGCCACAGCTTCAGGGTCTAGCCCAGGCACTCGCGGCCGAACTGGAGGTCAGTTTCGGTTAG
- a CDS encoding UvrD-helicase domain-containing protein: MPRLAISPDFPVELGALAQPVRRDVVVSARRFLQNVAGAPHPERVRGARDPRIVTLRLADRHRGVVVKQRDVYWLLTVLPDVEAWAYAQRYRFGVNTAIGVVEMWDAEALDQVRPAVRRAAEASTTRLFSEICDSDLAELGVDGRFLPLVRQITDQLTLEALEPLLPPTQYEPLAALARGESMAAAWRELENCRAVAAGPEPINPEDFGAALLRSPDRAVFTNHPRELNRVLDAPGWCVFLRPPQHRLAYWASYQQPTLVTGGAGTGKTLVALHRAAYLARRAGGQILLVTFSQRLSAELAAKLDVLIEDEMIRKRIEVGNVDRLAHRIVAEAEGRPPSLVGAAELTALWGETETGHSPAFLLREWEQVVLAQNLRTLEEYLDTPRSGRGVELSAEERVAVWDAIGHVTGRLRERGKRTLLQLASEASVLLGQTTGDLLEEAEPMREPYRHIVVDEAQDLHPAQWRLLRAAVPHTRDDLFIVGDPHQRIFDTRVTLSAVGIDAIRQRLQVSYRLPQEILSWGVRLRGGGPADGLVNGVQELYGFRSTRHGLRPMVRAYDSPRDELTGLVAQVGQWVDEGVTPEEIAVAARTAGLVRDARTALRELGVRVTTLHGMKGLEFRRVAVIGVGEGIVPDPDSLTPVGEDPAARAHDLQRERGLLYVACTRARELLYVSHSGRASPFLPN; the protein is encoded by the coding sequence ATGCCCCGCCTCGCCATCTCCCCCGACTTCCCCGTCGAACTCGGCGCCCTGGCCCAGCCGGTGCGGCGGGACGTCGTGGTGTCGGCACGCAGGTTCCTGCAGAACGTGGCGGGTGCTCCGCACCCCGAGCGGGTCAGGGGGGCCAGGGACCCCCGGATCGTCACCCTGAGGCTGGCCGACCGCCACCGGGGTGTCGTGGTCAAGCAGCGGGACGTCTACTGGCTGCTGACCGTGCTGCCGGACGTGGAGGCGTGGGCGTACGCCCAGCGCTACCGGTTCGGCGTCAACACGGCGATTGGAGTGGTCGAGATGTGGGACGCCGAGGCGCTGGACCAGGTACGACCCGCGGTGCGCAGGGCTGCCGAGGCGTCCACGACACGGCTGTTCTCCGAGATCTGCGACAGTGACCTGGCCGAACTGGGGGTGGACGGCCGGTTCCTGCCGCTGGTCAGGCAGATCACCGACCAGCTCACCCTGGAGGCGCTCGAACCGCTCCTGCCTCCGACGCAGTACGAGCCGCTGGCGGCGCTCGCCAGGGGCGAGTCGATGGCCGCGGCCTGGCGGGAGTTGGAGAACTGCCGCGCCGTCGCCGCGGGGCCCGAGCCGATCAACCCCGAGGACTTCGGTGCCGCGCTCCTGCGCAGCCCGGACCGGGCCGTCTTCACAAACCACCCGCGCGAGCTGAACCGCGTGCTCGACGCGCCCGGCTGGTGCGTGTTCCTGCGGCCGCCTCAGCACCGGCTGGCGTACTGGGCGTCCTACCAGCAGCCGACGCTGGTCACCGGTGGCGCGGGCACCGGCAAGACGCTCGTCGCCCTGCACAGGGCGGCCTACCTGGCCAGGCGCGCGGGCGGCCAGATCCTGCTCGTCACCTTCTCCCAGAGGCTGAGCGCCGAACTCGCGGCCAAACTCGACGTGCTGATCGAGGACGAGATGATCCGCAAGCGGATCGAGGTCGGCAACGTGGACCGGCTGGCCCACCGCATCGTCGCCGAGGCCGAGGGGCGTCCGCCCTCGCTGGTCGGCGCCGCCGAGCTGACGGCGCTCTGGGGGGAGACGGAGACGGGCCACAGCCCGGCGTTCCTGCTGCGCGAATGGGAGCAGGTGGTACTGGCGCAGAACCTCCGGACGCTGGAGGAGTATCTGGACACCCCCCGCTCGGGCCGCGGCGTCGAGTTGTCGGCCGAGGAGCGCGTCGCCGTCTGGGACGCCATCGGGCACGTCACCGGCCGGCTGCGAGAGCGCGGCAAGCGGACCCTGCTGCAACTGGCCTCCGAGGCGTCGGTGCTGCTCGGCCAGACCACGGGAGACCTGCTGGAGGAGGCGGAGCCCATGCGGGAGCCGTACCGGCACATCGTGGTGGACGAGGCGCAGGACCTGCACCCCGCGCAGTGGCGGCTGCTGCGGGCGGCGGTGCCGCACACCCGCGACGACCTGTTCATCGTGGGCGACCCGCACCAGCGCATCTTCGACACTCGGGTGACGCTCAGCGCCGTCGGGATCGACGCGATCCGGCAGCGCCTGCAGGTGTCGTACCGGCTCCCGCAGGAGATTCTGTCCTGGGGGGTCCGGCTGCGCGGAGGCGGTCCCGCCGACGGGCTCGTCAACGGTGTGCAGGAGCTTTACGGCTTCCGGAGCACCCGGCACGGGCTCAGGCCGATGGTCCGTGCCTACGATTCACCACGAGATGAGCTGACGGGGCTGGTGGCACAGGTGGGACAGTGGGTGGATGAGGGCGTGACGCCCGAGGAGATAGCGGTGGCCGCCAGGACCGCCGGCCTCGTGCGTGACGCGCGGACCGCTCTGCGCGAGCTGGGGGTGCGAGTGACGACGCTGCACGGCATGAAGGGACTCGAGTTCCGGCGGGTCGCGGTGATCGGCGTGGGCGAGGGGATCGTGCCCGACCCCGACTCGCTGACCCCGGTCGGCGAGGATCCAGCCGCCAGGGCCCACGATCTCCAGCGGGAGCGTGGCCTGCTCTATGTCGCCTGCACCCGGGCACGAGAACTCCTTTACGTATCCCATTCCGGACGGGCGAGTCCCTTCCTTCCCAACTGA
- the cysS gene encoding cysteine--tRNA ligase, protein MLRLYDTRNRRIERIVPEGSRSLRMYTCGPTVYRSAHVGNLRSYLLSDLIRRVSERQRVRVVVCRNITDVGHLVDDAEIDPSGEDKVLAQARAEGRSALEISRFYEGTFLADTAALNIRPPEHSPRASETIDLMIEMIAKLIEKGHAYAVPDGSVFFDAASFPTYGEISGNRLDQLRPGHRVEGVDPRKRFHADWALWKPSDRELTWETPWGRGFPGWHIECSAMSLRFLGERIDVHTGGIDLRFPHHEDERAQSDATAGHEVVRHWVHGEHLLFDGRKMSKSTGNVVLLKDVADAGLDPLAVRLALLEHRHRQQMNLTWDTLRAADRTLRRWRSQVAEWSESPSSPMPADRVSRIEAAFDDDLDTPLALRLLRELERDGSVAPGSRFEAFLHLDQILALDLSLDIGRSVRPRSLPGGAAELLEQRARARDAQDWSTSDRLRDELAALGVKVADTPDGQTWS, encoded by the coding sequence ATGTTGCGGCTTTATGACACGCGGAATCGGCGGATCGAGCGGATCGTTCCCGAGGGGAGCCGCTCGCTGCGGATGTACACCTGCGGACCGACCGTCTACAGGTCGGCCCACGTGGGCAATCTCCGGTCGTACCTGCTCTCCGACCTGATCAGGCGGGTCAGCGAGCGGCAGCGGGTCCGGGTGGTGGTCTGCCGCAACATCACCGACGTCGGTCACCTGGTCGACGACGCCGAGATCGACCCCTCCGGCGAGGACAAGGTACTCGCCCAGGCGAGGGCCGAGGGGCGCAGCGCCCTGGAGATCTCGCGCTTCTACGAGGGGACCTTTCTCGCGGACACGGCCGCGCTGAACATCCGGCCGCCCGAGCACTCGCCCCGGGCGAGCGAGACGATCGACCTGATGATCGAGATGATCGCCAAGCTGATCGAGAAGGGGCACGCGTACGCGGTGCCCGACGGGTCGGTCTTCTTCGACGCGGCATCCTTCCCGACGTACGGCGAGATCTCCGGCAACCGGCTCGACCAGCTGAGGCCGGGCCATCGGGTCGAGGGCGTCGATCCACGCAAGCGCTTCCACGCCGACTGGGCGCTGTGGAAGCCCTCGGACCGGGAGCTGACCTGGGAGACGCCGTGGGGCCGAGGTTTCCCCGGCTGGCACATCGAGTGCTCGGCCATGTCACTGCGGTTCCTCGGCGAGCGCATCGACGTGCACACCGGCGGGATCGACCTGCGTTTCCCGCACCACGAGGACGAGCGCGCCCAGTCCGACGCCACCGCCGGGCACGAGGTGGTACGGCACTGGGTCCACGGCGAACACCTGCTCTTCGACGGGCGCAAGATGTCGAAGTCCACCGGCAACGTGGTCCTGCTCAAGGACGTGGCGGACGCAGGCCTGGATCCGCTGGCCGTGCGGCTGGCGCTGCTTGAGCACCGCCACCGCCAGCAGATGAACCTCACCTGGGACACCCTGCGGGCCGCCGACAGGACCCTGCGACGCTGGCGGAGCCAGGTGGCCGAGTGGTCGGAGTCGCCGAGCAGCCCGATGCCCGCCGATCGGGTCTCCCGGATCGAGGCGGCCTTCGACGACGACCTCGACACCCCGCTGGCGCTCCGGCTGCTGCGCGAACTGGAACGCGACGGCTCGGTCGCCCCCGGCTCCCGCTTCGAGGCGTTCCTGCACCTCGACCAGATCCTCGCCCTGGACCTCTCCCTCGACATCGGCCGGTCGGTCAGGCCGAGGAGCCTGCCCGGAGGCGCCGCTGAACTGCTTGAGCAACGCGCCCGAGCCCGTGACGCCCAGGACTGGTCCACCTCCGACCGCCTCCGCGACGAGTTGGCCGCCCTCGGCGTGAAGGTCGCCGACACCCCGGACGGCCAGACCTGGTCCTGA
- a CDS encoding DUF6879 family protein: MPKPHMTFADMLATAQHSAVHLEMRDEYTPDDPAYLRWKADGTIDVDAYWREWLDLAGATIARGVSIRRARIISEPVTDFVRHEYDLTGPLNLAAGESVRWLPRRQASDLALPGNDFWVFDDHLVRFGFFSGIGDYLGEELADAPAVIKLCLSAFDAVWERAIDHADYRPA, encoded by the coding sequence ATGCCGAAGCCCCACATGACGTTCGCTGACATGCTCGCCACCGCGCAACACTCCGCCGTACATCTGGAGATGCGCGACGAGTACACTCCCGATGACCCCGCTTACCTCCGCTGGAAAGCAGACGGAACGATCGACGTGGACGCCTACTGGCGGGAGTGGCTTGACCTCGCAGGCGCGACAATCGCCCGAGGGGTGAGTATCCGGCGGGCACGCATCATCTCGGAACCCGTGACCGACTTCGTTCGGCATGAGTATGACCTCACCGGCCCGCTGAACCTCGCGGCCGGTGAGTCGGTGCGGTGGCTGCCCCGTCGGCAAGCATCCGATCTGGCTTTGCCTGGCAACGACTTCTGGGTGTTCGATGATCACCTCGTCCGATTCGGCTTCTTCTCAGGCATCGGGGATTACCTGGGCGAGGAACTGGCCGACGCCCCCGCCGTGATCAAGCTGTGCTTGTCGGCGTTCGATGCCGTCTGGGAACGAGCGATCGACCACGCGGACTACCGGCCCGCCTGA
- a CDS encoding MvdC/MvdD family ATP grasp protein: MRPSPQTVLVITSVEDATANLVIGVLNERQARVVRADPADIGAGLMFSAAIDDRGEWAGRLRTASRDIALAEVGAVYYRRPSLYSVRFAHLPARQSTFATAEAQHGLGGILRTLHGARYVSHPAAINRADYKVAQLRTAVRLGLSIPLSLITNDLEQARKFAAEHGPIIYKSFRGVPPSSEGRVAIWTQRVTSEDLDDSVSVTAHLFQQEVRKVADARVTVIGRRVFASRITTPDGALDWRSGDWEQLTHDPIDVPEPIRNALHAYLDHFGLMFGAFDFALEASGKWIFIEYDPAVAERARKAITEVGYAPTLVTGDGLHGYDDNAPYDRLIGTCSVRTIPPAWMGQVRTGGTITTPTWGWMGGIAFAHLTLDEDGTASGRFLKDDVYFMRARSHLPPPRPPIMTGIGQARETRIDPAILNGEAPLFVAQLAAPAAQRSSSGDTTILLDVGTGSRADTRPNPDGGWTVHQHGPLRLWDAIEDAILIWQDAGSPHQSAFGLTVTRDRQYVWLGEPDGRSWDLPA; the protein is encoded by the coding sequence ATGCGGCCATCACCACAGACCGTGCTGGTCATCACATCGGTAGAGGACGCCACTGCCAACCTGGTGATCGGGGTGCTGAACGAGCGCCAGGCGCGGGTCGTCCGAGCCGATCCGGCCGATATCGGCGCCGGGCTGATGTTCAGCGCCGCCATTGATGACCGCGGGGAATGGGCTGGTCGGCTGCGTACGGCGAGTCGCGACATCGCACTCGCGGAGGTTGGGGCGGTGTACTACCGCCGCCCCAGCCTGTACTCGGTCCGATTCGCCCACCTGCCCGCTCGGCAAAGCACCTTCGCCACCGCCGAAGCCCAGCACGGGCTCGGCGGCATCCTGCGCACCCTGCACGGCGCGAGATACGTCAGCCATCCCGCAGCGATCAACCGCGCCGACTACAAGGTCGCGCAGCTCCGAACGGCTGTCCGGCTCGGGCTGAGCATCCCGCTGAGCCTGATCACCAACGACCTCGAACAGGCGCGGAAGTTCGCCGCTGAGCATGGCCCGATCATCTACAAGTCGTTCCGAGGCGTCCCACCCTCTTCGGAGGGTCGCGTTGCGATATGGACGCAGCGGGTCACCTCCGAAGACCTGGATGACTCAGTGTCGGTGACCGCCCACCTGTTCCAGCAGGAGGTGCGCAAGGTCGCGGACGCGCGGGTGACAGTGATTGGGCGGCGCGTGTTCGCCAGTAGGATCACCACTCCTGACGGTGCGCTCGACTGGCGCAGCGGCGACTGGGAGCAGTTGACCCATGACCCCATCGATGTGCCCGAGCCGATCAGGAACGCTCTACACGCCTACCTTGACCACTTCGGGCTGATGTTCGGCGCGTTCGATTTCGCGCTCGAAGCCAGCGGGAAATGGATCTTCATCGAGTACGACCCCGCCGTGGCCGAGCGTGCGAGGAAAGCCATCACCGAGGTCGGATACGCGCCGACACTCGTGACCGGGGACGGCCTCCACGGCTACGACGACAACGCCCCCTACGACCGGCTGATCGGCACCTGCTCGGTACGGACGATCCCCCCGGCATGGATGGGGCAGGTCCGTACCGGAGGGACCATCACCACGCCAACGTGGGGCTGGATGGGCGGAATCGCGTTCGCGCACCTCACCCTCGACGAGGACGGTACGGCGAGCGGACGGTTCCTGAAGGATGACGTGTACTTCATGCGTGCCCGCTCCCACCTGCCGCCGCCGCGGCCACCCATCATGACGGGCATCGGCCAGGCCCGAGAGACCAGGATCGACCCGGCGATCCTCAATGGCGAAGCCCCGCTGTTCGTCGCCCAGCTCGCTGCGCCGGCCGCCCAGCGATCATCGAGCGGAGACACGACAATCCTGTTAGACGTCGGCACCGGATCACGGGCCGACACCAGGCCGAACCCCGACGGCGGGTGGACGGTTCACCAGCACGGCCCGCTGCGGCTGTGGGACGCGATTGAGGACGCCATCCTGATCTGGCAGGACGCCGGATCTCCGCACCAGTCGGCGTTCGGACTCACTGTCACCAGGGACCGCCAATACGTCTGGCTGGGCGAACCGGATGGCCGGTCCTGGGACCTGCCCGCTTAG
- a CDS encoding helix-turn-helix domain-containing protein: MTGQLTANASTEWREFGHTLRAWRERRELSLRDLAERVRWHFSLIGKWEQGKNRPPVEAITALDAELDAGGELMAQALRAAMVDADQARKSTVEAKASTRDEGEDMERRRLIRDAAVVAVGGAVAPVLAALTDAWQASEPRISGASVSGVMIDDWEDAAAAHAKTARTEPPAVVLAALAADFAEMAPHLARKQPDAVRRDLTHAAARHAALIAGKWTDMGSRRQARRWWGTTRALIDESGDRLLASWLRSREAIHRRSDPAEDLTEVLKLSQEARRLAGQRPNAPLVAALTAEAKTLAAMGSHTDAIGALREAEKTFDQLSAMTGAFRSLGERGLWFDRSLIYTLAGDVKNATQSQDAAEDLYPVNDQTLPRIRLHRAALHARTDPGNAVQEALRIVDDLSIERWMTRYVMDAHLVLGALPEQARALPAARELRALTASRSA, encoded by the coding sequence GTGACTGGACAATTAACAGCGAATGCCTCGACGGAGTGGCGGGAGTTCGGCCACACCCTGCGAGCATGGCGGGAGCGTCGTGAGCTGAGCCTGCGTGATCTCGCCGAGCGGGTCCGGTGGCACTTCTCGCTGATCGGCAAGTGGGAGCAGGGGAAGAACCGCCCGCCCGTCGAGGCGATCACGGCCCTTGACGCCGAACTCGACGCGGGGGGCGAACTCATGGCGCAGGCACTTCGCGCGGCCATGGTTGACGCCGATCAGGCGCGGAAGAGTACCGTCGAGGCAAAAGCCTCAACCCGGGATGAGGGCGAAGATATGGAGCGCAGACGGCTCATCCGGGATGCCGCTGTCGTTGCTGTCGGCGGTGCCGTGGCGCCTGTGCTGGCCGCCCTGACGGATGCCTGGCAGGCGTCTGAGCCTCGGATCTCCGGTGCGAGCGTGTCGGGGGTAATGATCGACGATTGGGAGGACGCCGCCGCCGCGCACGCGAAAACCGCCCGCACCGAACCGCCCGCCGTCGTCCTCGCCGCGCTCGCCGCTGACTTCGCTGAGATGGCGCCCCATCTTGCCCGTAAGCAGCCCGACGCCGTACGACGAGATCTGACCCATGCCGCCGCCCGGCATGCCGCTTTGATCGCTGGAAAGTGGACCGACATGGGCAGTCGCCGGCAGGCGCGCCGTTGGTGGGGAACAACCCGGGCGCTCATCGACGAATCCGGAGATCGGTTGCTTGCCTCCTGGTTGCGTAGCCGCGAGGCGATCCACAGGCGCAGCGACCCGGCCGAGGATCTCACCGAGGTTCTCAAACTCTCTCAGGAGGCTCGCCGTCTGGCCGGTCAGCGGCCGAACGCTCCGCTTGTGGCCGCTTTGACCGCAGAGGCGAAAACGCTCGCGGCAATGGGTTCCCACACGGACGCGATCGGTGCACTGCGAGAAGCCGAGAAGACGTTCGACCAGCTTTCGGCCATGACCGGCGCATTCCGTAGCCTCGGCGAACGCGGACTGTGGTTCGATCGGAGCCTGATTTACACTCTCGCGGGTGATGTGAAGAACGCTACCCAATCGCAGGATGCCGCCGAAGATCTGTACCCGGTGAATGATCAAACACTGCCTCGGATTCGGTTGCACCGTGCCGCGCTACACGCTCGCACTGATCCGGGGAACGCCGTACAAGAGGCTCTCCGGATTGTCGATGACCTTTCCATCGAGCGCTGGATGACCCGCTACGTGATGGATGCACATCTCGTGCTCGGCGCTCTACCTGAGCAGGCCCGTGCTCTGCCTGCTGCTCGTGAGCTGCGCGCGCTGACCGCCAGCCGGTCGGCCTGA
- a CDS encoding sigma factor-like helix-turn-helix DNA-binding protein, with the protein MNLSLSDIAPPLRWTSPGQVAPIATDPRLPEAWWQALPLDRACSTIGTSEVAGRLTDLALTCWGHLMLGDVLPLLRFSDPASSVRTPEGLGRETVHKLFTGVLERLLEPVTEESVAQVRPARPDRPLPELIDEVFATLDERQRAIARDRLYASQRATLDDLAQRFSVTRERIRQIERDLRDHVEAWLAKDDAAPLTGHVSWLRGRLGSAVPADDLAAAVPWHRTDLATLGIPSWRFVRTLLSGYEQVDGWLVAGGSDELREKTRQLFTDGPRPLDEAVTLVSQLGIREDVAERWLIAVPQLRVLENHVVPWPRSVNDKAEAVLAVAGNPLTPEEIQERIGEDYSLVGIRNQLTADDRFLRVDRNKYGLARWGGEQYLGIREMIVREIERANGEASVNTIVTNLTARYDVSESSVRAYAGGPGFERTQRGWIRVAGAEQSDYQPRRDVSETRRCFRSRDGRWWHRVDVNAEHLRGSGSPLPTGFAAHLGMAPGGQLTASTPSGDVVISWHNQPTMGSIRPVLIAANASEGDHVFLTVSDGGELLTRYLPAASPALPALNRALHLIGYTAPVASEAEGIRLIGARIGLSDGCTRDEVIARLRDRGDREILAFLEGSV; encoded by the coding sequence ATGAACCTCAGCCTGAGCGACATCGCGCCACCTTTGCGCTGGACCTCTCCTGGCCAGGTAGCGCCGATCGCAACCGATCCACGCCTCCCAGAGGCGTGGTGGCAGGCGCTTCCGCTCGACAGGGCCTGCTCCACCATCGGGACGTCCGAGGTCGCCGGACGCCTGACCGACCTCGCCCTGACGTGCTGGGGTCACCTGATGCTCGGCGACGTCCTCCCCCTGCTCAGGTTCTCCGACCCCGCTTCGAGCGTGCGCACGCCCGAGGGGCTCGGCCGCGAGACGGTGCACAAGCTGTTCACCGGGGTGCTGGAGCGACTGCTCGAACCGGTCACCGAGGAGAGCGTCGCCCAGGTCCGCCCCGCAAGGCCCGACCGGCCGCTGCCCGAGCTGATCGACGAGGTCTTCGCCACGCTGGACGAGCGGCAGCGGGCCATCGCCAGGGACCGGCTCTACGCCTCCCAGCGGGCCACGCTCGACGACCTGGCCCAGCGCTTCTCCGTCACCAGGGAACGCATCCGGCAGATCGAGCGTGACCTGCGCGACCATGTCGAGGCCTGGCTCGCCAAGGACGACGCGGCTCCGCTGACAGGCCACGTGTCCTGGCTGCGAGGCCGGTTGGGCTCCGCCGTGCCCGCCGACGACCTGGCCGCGGCGGTGCCCTGGCACCGCACCGACCTGGCCACGCTGGGCATCCCCTCCTGGCGGTTCGTCAGGACCCTGCTGAGCGGATACGAGCAGGTGGACGGCTGGCTGGTCGCGGGCGGTTCGGACGAGCTCAGGGAGAAGACCCGGCAGCTGTTCACAGACGGGCCGCGCCCGCTGGACGAGGCCGTCACGCTGGTCAGCCAGCTCGGCATCCGCGAGGACGTGGCCGAGCGCTGGCTCATCGCGGTGCCCCAGCTGCGGGTGCTGGAGAACCACGTGGTGCCCTGGCCGCGCAGCGTCAACGACAAGGCCGAGGCCGTGCTCGCGGTGGCGGGCAACCCGCTGACGCCCGAGGAGATCCAGGAACGCATCGGCGAGGACTACAGCCTCGTCGGCATCCGCAACCAGCTCACCGCCGACGACCGGTTCCTGCGGGTCGACCGGAACAAGTACGGGCTGGCACGCTGGGGCGGCGAGCAGTATCTGGGCATCCGGGAAATGATCGTTCGGGAGATCGAACGCGCCAACGGCGAGGCGTCCGTCAACACGATCGTCACCAACCTCACCGCGCGCTACGACGTGAGCGAGAGTTCGGTCCGCGCGTACGCCGGCGGCCCCGGCTTCGAGCGCACCCAGCGCGGATGGATCCGGGTGGCCGGAGCCGAGCAGTCCGACTACCAGCCACGCCGCGACGTCTCGGAGACCCGGCGCTGCTTCCGCAGCCGCGACGGGCGCTGGTGGCACCGGGTGGACGTCAACGCCGAGCACCTGCGCGGCTCCGGCTCCCCGCTGCCGACCGGCTTCGCCGCGCACCTCGGCATGGCCCCCGGCGGCCAGCTGACCGCCTCCACCCCCTCGGGCGACGTGGTGATCAGCTGGCACAACCAGCCGACCATGGGCTCCATCCGCCCCGTGCTGATCGCCGCCAACGCCTCCGAGGGTGACCACGTCTTCCTGACCGTGTCCGACGGCGGCGAGCTGCTGACCCGCTACCTGCCCGCCGCCTCACCGGCGCTGCCCGCCCTGAACCGGGCGCTGCACCTGATCGGCTACACGGCACCGGTGGCCTCGGAAGCCGAGGGCATCCGCCTGATCGGCGCCCGCATCGGCCTCTCGGACGGCTGCACCCGCGATGAGGTGATCGCCCGCCTGCGCGACCGAGGAGACCGCGAGATCCTGGCCTTCCTGGAAGGCAGTGTCTGA
- a CDS encoding helix-turn-helix domain-containing protein, giving the protein MSTSPHSTTQQAQQALAARLRDIRLDAGLTARAIARSAGWHESKSSRIEHARMKPSDADIRAWCAACDAEDQVSDLIAASRVVDSMYVEWRRLQKSGLRQLQESKVPLYEATRHFRVYCSHVIPGFLQTPAYARALLTAFGSFHGVPDDTEEAVAARVARSRILHEGDHRFALLLEESVLRYRLGDAEAMAGQLGHLLAIVSLPSVALGVIPFTVERPLWTLEGFNIFDDDLVQVELLTATVSVTQPREVALYVKGFTELADIAVYGAQARSLITAAIAALN; this is encoded by the coding sequence GTGTCCACCTCTCCGCATTCCACCACCCAACAGGCCCAACAGGCACTAGCCGCACGCTTACGGGACATCCGCCTGGACGCGGGCCTGACCGCCCGTGCCATCGCGAGATCGGCGGGGTGGCACGAATCGAAATCTTCGCGAATCGAACATGCCCGTATGAAACCGTCAGACGCTGATATCCGCGCATGGTGCGCAGCGTGCGACGCCGAAGACCAGGTGTCCGATCTCATCGCAGCATCACGCGTGGTCGATTCGATGTACGTCGAATGGCGCAGACTCCAAAAGTCGGGCCTACGCCAGCTCCAAGAGTCGAAGGTCCCTCTCTACGAAGCCACCCGACATTTCCGCGTGTACTGCTCCCACGTTATCCCCGGATTCCTGCAAACCCCCGCATACGCCCGTGCGCTCCTCACGGCCTTCGGGTCGTTCCACGGCGTCCCCGACGACACAGAAGAGGCCGTAGCCGCGCGAGTCGCGCGCTCACGCATCCTGCACGAGGGCGACCACCGTTTCGCCCTCCTCCTGGAAGAATCGGTGCTGCGCTACCGCCTCGGCGACGCCGAAGCGATGGCCGGGCAACTCGGTCACCTCCTGGCCATCGTGTCGCTCCCATCGGTGGCCCTAGGAGTGATCCCCTTCACCGTTGAACGTCCCCTTTGGACTCTCGAAGGTTTCAACATCTTCGATGATGACCTTGTGCAAGTGGAATTGTTAACGGCGACTGTTTCCGTCACCCAGCCTCGCGAGGTGGCTTTGTACGTGAAGGGCTTCACCGAACTAGCTGATATCGCCGTTTATGGGGCGCAGGCGCGCAGCCTTATCACAGCGGCCATCGCCGCCTTGAACTAA